Proteins from a genomic interval of Streptomyces sp. NBC_01445:
- a CDS encoding ABC transporter permease: protein MSQAEATAATTVAAAEDAAPVRKRIWTLGLFRSELVTTFRRWRTIALLAVLAGVPILVGIAVKIETSGGSPAAGGGGGGPAFIAQITNNGLFLVFTSLAATLPFFLPMAVGVIAGDAIAGEANAGTLRYLLVAPAGRTRLLLTKYATTMTFCLVATLVVAATALATGALLFPLGDLVTISGTRIGFGEGLVRALLIALVVAASLVGIAALGLFVSTLTNSGIAAMATTVGLLITVQILDQIPQLHAIQPYLFSHHWLSFADLMREPVYWDDLLKNLGLQGLYAAVFGSAAWARFTTKDVTA from the coding sequence ATGTCGCAGGCTGAGGCCACGGCCGCCACCACCGTCGCCGCCGCCGAGGACGCGGCGCCCGTGCGGAAGAGGATCTGGACGCTCGGCCTGTTCCGCAGCGAGCTGGTCACCACGTTCCGCCGCTGGCGGACGATCGCCCTGCTCGCGGTCCTGGCCGGGGTGCCGATCCTCGTCGGGATCGCCGTGAAGATCGAGACGAGCGGTGGTTCACCGGCCGCGGGCGGCGGCGGGGGAGGGCCCGCGTTCATCGCGCAGATCACCAACAACGGCCTGTTCCTGGTCTTCACCTCGCTCGCCGCGACGCTCCCGTTCTTCCTGCCGATGGCCGTCGGGGTGATCGCGGGCGACGCGATCGCCGGCGAGGCGAACGCGGGGACGCTGCGCTATCTGCTCGTCGCCCCCGCGGGCCGCACCCGCCTGCTCCTCACCAAGTACGCGACCACGATGACGTTCTGCCTGGTCGCGACGTTGGTCGTGGCGGCGACGGCGCTCGCCACGGGTGCCCTGCTCTTCCCGCTCGGCGACCTCGTTACGATCTCCGGTACCCGGATCGGCTTCGGCGAGGGTCTCGTACGGGCTCTGCTGATCGCCCTCGTCGTGGCCGCGTCACTCGTGGGGATCGCCGCGCTCGGACTGTTCGTCTCGACGCTCACGAACAGCGGGATCGCGGCGATGGCGACGACGGTGGGCCTGCTCATCACCGTCCAGATCCTCGACCAGATCCCCCAGCTGCACGCGATCCAGCCGTATCTGTTCTCGCACCACTGGCTGTCCTTCGCCGACCTGATGCGCGAGCCGGTCTACTGGGACGACCTGCTCAAGAACCTGGGCCTGCAGGGCCTGTACGCGGCCGTGTTCGGCTCGGCGGCGTGGGCGCGCTTCACGACGAAGGACGTCACGGCGTAG
- a CDS encoding ABC transporter ATP-binding protein, protein MAASTAEESVIETRALTKRYGGAQPAVDGLDLTVPAGSVFGFLGPNGSGKTTTIRMLMGLIEPTSGAASVLGRPMPRATRAVLPHVGALIEGPALYGFLSGRDNLIRYDSADPAADPRTRRARVATALDRVGLTAAAGKKAKAYSLGMKQRLGLAAALLQPRKLLVLDEPTNGLDPQGMREIRSLVRELASDGTTVFLSSHLLDEIEQVCTHAAVMARGRLITQGPVAELAAGARGRLVVTTPDPGDAARVLKERGIADLTVTDDQVTGEPPGPGTDLAELNAALVTAGVRVRGFGLERASLEDAFVALTGEGFDVAG, encoded by the coding sequence ATGGCGGCGAGCACTGCCGAGGAGTCCGTGATCGAGACGCGGGCCCTCACCAAGCGCTACGGCGGCGCCCAGCCGGCGGTCGACGGCCTCGACCTCACCGTCCCCGCCGGCAGCGTCTTCGGCTTCCTCGGGCCGAACGGCTCGGGCAAGACCACCACCATCCGCATGCTGATGGGCCTGATCGAGCCGACGTCCGGCGCGGCCAGCGTCCTAGGCCGCCCCATGCCCCGCGCGACCCGCGCGGTCCTCCCGCACGTCGGCGCGCTCATCGAGGGCCCCGCCCTGTACGGGTTCCTGTCCGGCCGGGACAACCTGATCCGGTACGACTCCGCCGACCCGGCCGCCGACCCCCGCACCCGGCGTGCCCGCGTCGCCACCGCTCTGGACCGGGTGGGCCTGACGGCAGCCGCGGGCAAGAAGGCGAAGGCGTACTCGCTCGGCATGAAGCAGCGCCTCGGGCTCGCCGCCGCGCTGCTCCAGCCCCGCAAGCTCCTCGTGCTCGACGAGCCGACGAACGGCCTCGACCCGCAGGGCATGCGCGAAATCCGTTCCCTGGTACGGGAGCTGGCGTCGGACGGCACGACCGTCTTCCTCTCCTCGCACCTCCTCGACGAGATCGAGCAGGTCTGCACGCACGCGGCCGTGATGGCGCGCGGCCGGCTCATCACGCAGGGCCCGGTCGCCGAGCTCGCGGCGGGGGCCCGCGGCCGGCTCGTGGTCACGACCCCCGACCCGGGCGACGCGGCGCGCGTCCTGAAGGAGCGGGGCATCGCGGACCTGACCGTGACGGACGACCAGGTGACGGGCGAGCCGCCCGGTCCCGGCACCGACCTCGCCGAGCTGAACGCCGCCCTGGTCACCGCGGGCGTCCGCGTCCGCGGCTTCGGACTCGAACGGGCTTCGCTGGAGGACGCGTTCGTGGCCCTGACGGGAGAGGGATTCGATGTCGCAGGCTGA
- a CDS encoding LolA family protein, with protein sequence MAPYESESAGRRKATRYVVPVAVVGVAAATIGLVPALADSGNPDLPKLSAQQLIEKIAKSDVQQMSGTVKISTDLGLPSLGGMAGGFTPGAGGSSDGVDGKGGSSADPQSKLMELASGTHTLRVAADGPDRHKLSVLDNAAEYSVIHNGDEVWAYDSASNEAYHSKGAAAAGDRAEKHGKGETPKGVPATPKELADEVLKASGKTTSISVEGTSQVAGRDAYKLLVKPKQAGSTVGGITISVDAKTGVPLKFTLTPAGGGKAVVDAGFTKVDFAKPAASTFDFTPPKGTKVTEGDDLKAQDKSHAPKDLPKDLPKGMPKELKDAQGGGMNDMKVIGEGWTSIAELKLPGGQGLPTGGSGSGDVPPEAQKFMDALGDHVTGKFGSGTVFSTRLVNALITDDGKVYAGAVTKDALVKAANAAQ encoded by the coding sequence ATGGCACCGTACGAATCCGAAAGCGCCGGTCGTCGCAAGGCGACCCGCTATGTGGTCCCGGTCGCGGTGGTGGGGGTGGCCGCGGCGACGATCGGGCTCGTCCCCGCGCTGGCCGACTCCGGGAACCCCGATCTGCCGAAGCTCAGCGCGCAGCAACTCATCGAGAAGATCGCCAAGTCGGACGTGCAGCAGATGTCCGGCACGGTGAAGATCTCCACGGATCTCGGACTCCCGTCCCTGGGCGGTATGGCGGGCGGCTTCACCCCGGGCGCCGGCGGCTCCTCGGACGGTGTGGACGGCAAGGGGGGCTCCTCCGCCGACCCGCAGTCCAAGCTGATGGAGCTCGCCTCCGGCACGCACACGCTGCGCGTCGCGGCGGACGGCCCGGACCGGCACAAGCTGTCGGTCCTGGACAACGCGGCCGAGTACAGCGTGATCCACAACGGCGACGAGGTCTGGGCCTACGACAGTGCGTCGAACGAGGCGTACCACTCCAAGGGCGCCGCTGCCGCCGGTGACCGGGCCGAGAAGCACGGCAAGGGCGAGACGCCCAAGGGCGTCCCGGCCACGCCCAAGGAGCTCGCGGACGAGGTCCTGAAGGCGTCCGGCAAGACGACGTCGATCTCGGTGGAGGGAACCTCGCAGGTCGCGGGGCGTGATGCGTACAAGCTGCTCGTCAAGCCGAAGCAGGCCGGTTCGACGGTCGGCGGGATCACCATCTCGGTGGACGCGAAGACCGGTGTGCCGCTGAAGTTCACGCTGACGCCCGCGGGCGGCGGCAAGGCGGTCGTGGACGCGGGCTTCACCAAGGTGGACTTCGCCAAGCCGGCCGCTTCGACGTTCGACTTCACCCCGCCGAAGGGCACCAAGGTCACCGAGGGCGACGACCTCAAGGCGCAGGACAAGTCCCACGCGCCGAAGGACCTGCCCAAGGACCTCCCCAAGGGGATGCCCAAGGAGCTGAAGGACGCTCAGGGCGGCGGCATGAACGACATGAAGGTCATCGGTGAGGGCTGGACGTCCATCGCCGAGCTGAAGCTGCCCGGCGGGCAGGGTCTGCCGACGGGCGGCTCGGGCTCGGGCGACGTCCCGCCGGAGGCGCAGAAGTTCATGGATGCGCTCGGCGACCATGTGACGGGCAAGTTCGGCTCGGGCACGGTCTTCTCGACCCGCCTGGTCAACGCGCTGATCACGGACGACGGCAAGGTCTACGCGGGCGCGGTCACCAAGGACGCGCTCGTGAAGGCGGCGAACGCGGCGCAGTAG
- a CDS encoding CHRD domain-containing protein — protein sequence MGTLGTISKRRKTLVLAGVAAAAAAGVTAAVLPAVADNGEREGSGHAAHGVQSLDAHGSLSGGRGGALFAAGLRGAAEVPVKGGPAVGDKDGAALEFIKVKGDRVSVAVKWRGTAKPTMLHIHEGAKGTNGGVKVDFTGLLGRIRNHQVTGSVTVKDRALLGRLTKNPGGFYANLHTAEFPGGAVRGRLHKVSTDFAFRDALSHVQASVVRGRQIYQCRKADDGSGAYAFAQRDVRAVLGGNIAHTFTAPNSGTPQWIAPDRSAVTGKLISKTPNGDGNIPELDLRATQTGKRHGLLSGTAEILRLNTVGGVAPAGSCDPGTVVGVPYRADYVFVQR from the coding sequence ATGGGCACTCTCGGAACGATTTCGAAGCGGCGCAAGACCCTCGTGCTCGCCGGGGTGGCGGCCGCTGCCGCAGCCGGCGTGACGGCGGCCGTTCTGCCGGCCGTCGCGGACAACGGCGAGCGCGAGGGCTCCGGCCACGCGGCGCACGGCGTCCAGTCTCTCGACGCCCACGGCTCGCTCTCCGGCGGGCGGGGCGGCGCGCTCTTCGCGGCCGGTCTCAGGGGCGCGGCGGAGGTACCGGTCAAGGGCGGCCCCGCCGTGGGCGACAAGGACGGCGCGGCCCTCGAGTTCATCAAGGTCAAGGGCGACCGGGTGTCGGTCGCGGTCAAGTGGCGGGGCACCGCGAAGCCCACCATGCTCCACATCCACGAGGGCGCGAAGGGCACGAACGGCGGGGTGAAGGTCGACTTCACCGGCCTCCTCGGCAGGATCAGGAACCACCAGGTCACCGGCTCCGTCACCGTCAAGGACCGCGCCCTGCTCGGCCGCCTGACGAAGAACCCCGGCGGGTTCTACGCCAATCTGCACACCGCCGAGTTCCCGGGCGGCGCCGTCCGGGGTCGGCTCCACAAGGTCAGCACGGACTTCGCCTTCCGCGACGCGCTCTCGCACGTACAGGCCTCGGTCGTGCGCGGCCGGCAGATCTATCAGTGCCGGAAGGCGGACGACGGGTCAGGCGCGTACGCCTTCGCGCAGCGCGACGTGCGCGCCGTACTCGGCGGCAACATCGCCCACACCTTCACGGCGCCCAACTCCGGTACGCCGCAGTGGATCGCGCCCGACCGCAGCGCCGTCACCGGCAAGCTCATCAGCAAGACCCCGAACGGTGACGGGAACATCCCTGAGCTGGACCTCAGGGCCACGCAGACCGGCAAGCGGCACGGGCTGCTCTCCGGCACCGCCGAGATCCTGCGCCTGAACACGGTCGGCGGAGTCGCCCCGGCGGGCAGCTGCGACCCCGGCACGGTCGTCGGCGTGCCGTACCGGGCCGACTACGTGTTCGTACAGCGTTGA
- a CDS encoding polyprenyl synthetase family protein encodes MTVVGTFGLSVRDQALEADVQAGLAAVEEGLLEATKSGVPFITEAAQHLVRAGGKRFRPLLAMLAAQFGDPYAPGVVPAAVVVELTHLATLYHDDVMDEADVRRGVDSANTRWGNSVAVLTGDFLFSRASHMLADLGPEAVRIQAEAFERLVTGQILETAGPRDGRDPVDHYLDVLGGKTGSLIAVAVRFGAMMSGADERIVDVLAQYGERLGVAFQLADDVLDIASDSHESGKTPGTDLREGIPTLPVLRLRERAEQLGLPEDRALCELLDSDLTDDARHAEALARLRVHPALEQARKDTVRYAEEARAALAPLPECGAKAALLELCDAVVHRAG; translated from the coding sequence GTGACCGTCGTCGGGACTTTCGGTCTTAGCGTGCGGGACCAGGCTCTCGAAGCCGATGTCCAGGCCGGATTGGCGGCTGTCGAGGAGGGTCTGCTCGAGGCGACGAAGAGCGGGGTCCCCTTCATCACGGAGGCCGCGCAGCATCTCGTCCGTGCGGGCGGCAAGCGCTTCAGGCCCCTCCTCGCGATGCTCGCCGCGCAGTTCGGCGATCCGTACGCGCCGGGTGTCGTGCCCGCCGCCGTCGTCGTCGAGCTCACGCATCTCGCGACGCTCTACCACGACGACGTGATGGACGAGGCCGACGTGCGCCGCGGCGTCGACAGCGCCAACACCCGCTGGGGCAACTCCGTCGCGGTCCTGACCGGCGACTTCCTCTTCTCGCGCGCCTCGCACATGCTGGCCGACCTCGGGCCCGAGGCCGTCCGCATCCAGGCGGAGGCCTTCGAACGCCTCGTCACCGGGCAGATCCTGGAGACGGCCGGACCGCGCGACGGCCGCGACCCGGTCGACCACTACCTCGACGTCCTGGGCGGCAAGACCGGCTCGCTGATCGCCGTGGCCGTGCGGTTCGGCGCGATGATGTCGGGCGCCGACGAGCGCATCGTGGATGTCCTCGCCCAGTACGGCGAGCGGCTCGGTGTCGCCTTCCAGCTCGCCGACGACGTCCTGGACATCGCCTCCGACTCGCACGAGTCCGGCAAGACCCCCGGCACCGACCTGCGCGAGGGCATCCCCACGCTGCCGGTCCTTCGGCTGCGCGAGCGCGCCGAGCAGCTCGGCCTGCCCGAGGACCGCGCCCTGTGCGAGCTCCTCGACTCCGACCTGACGGACGACGCGCGCCACGCCGAGGCGCTCGCGCGACTGCGCGTCCACCCCGCCCTGGAGCAGGCCCGCAAGGACACGGTGCGGTACGCGGAGGAGGCGCGGGCGGCCCTCGCGCCGCTGCCCGAGTGCGGCGCGAAGGCGGCTCTCCTGGAGCTGTGCGACGCGGTGGTGCACCGGGCGGGCTGA